In Pedobacter sp. W3I1, one DNA window encodes the following:
- a CDS encoding cold-shock protein, whose product MASGKVKFFNESKGFGFVVEEGTGKEFFVHISGLKDDVRENDEVTFDIQDGKKGPNAVNVKLV is encoded by the coding sequence ATGGCATCAGGTAAAGTAAAATTTTTTAATGAATCAAAAGGATTTGGATTTGTAGTGGAAGAGGGGACCGGCAAGGAGTTTTTTGTTCATATCTCGGGTCTCAAGGATGATGTGAGGGAGAATGACGAAGTGACATTCGATATTCAGGATGGCAAAAAAGGGCCAAACGCCGTTAATGTTAAGTTGGTATAA